A region of the Pseudomonas sp. J452 genome:
GATGCGCAGACGCCTTGCCCGGAAACCTTGCTGGAAAAAGCCGACCAGGCGCTCTACCAGGCCAAGCAGGCGGGGAGGAATCGCTTTTCCCTGTCGTCCTGAACGGCTAGTACGGGCCGCCCTAACCGTCTCCCGCCAGTGGGAGAGGGGCTGTTCGTGTTGCCAGTCGTAGCCCGGATGCAATCCGGGAGCGGCGCTGTCTGTTTCCCGGATTGCATCTGGGCTACGGACTGAGCGGTTTATCGCGCGACGGGGTTAACCGACCCTGGGACTTTCTCTCTTTCTGACAAGCGCTTAAGGTGCGTCGATTCTTTGCAGGGGAGCTGCCTATGCGCGCCCGTTGGGATATTTTCTGCGCGGTAGTGGATAACTACGGCGACATCGGCGTGACTTGGCGCCTGGCCCGCCAGCTGGTGGCCGAGCACGAAGTGGCTGTGCGCCTGTGGGTGGACGAGCTGGCGGCGCTGCAGCGCCTGTGCCCGCAGGCCGACACCCAGGCTGCCAGCCAATGGCTGGACGGCGTCGAGGTCTGCCATTGGTCTGCCGATTGGCCGGGTGCGCAGCCGGGCGAGGTGGTGATTGAGGCCTTTGCCTGCCATCTGCCGGCGGCGTTCGTCAGCGCGATGGGCGCGCAGGCGCGTAAACCGCTGTGGCTGAACCTGGAATACCTGAGTGCCGAAGATTGGGTCGGCGGCTGTCATGGACTGCCATCGCCGCAGCCGGATGGTTTGCAGAAATTCTTCTTCTTTCCTGGCTTTACCGCGCAGACCGGCGGCCTGTTGCGCGAAGGCGACTTGCTCGCCCGGCGCCGGGCATTTCAGGCCGATCCGGCGGCGCGGGTGGCGTTTCTTGCCGGGTTGGGCGTGCCGTTGCTCAAGGGCGCACGGCTGATATCCCTATTCGCCTACGAGAACTCCGGGCTGGCGAGCTGGCTGGAGGCGCTGGCCGCAGATGCCCGGCCGACCCAGTTGCTGGTGCCGCAAGGGCGCATCCTTGGCGATCTGCAGGCCTGGCTGGGCGAGGCCGAGTTGCCGCCTGCTGGCAGCTGGCAACGCGGCAACCTGCAGGTCCACCTGTTGCCGTTCGTCCGTCAGGACGATTACGACCTGCTGCTGTGGAGCTGCGACTTCAACGCGGTGCGCGGCGAGGACTCCTTCGTCCGCGCGCAGTGGGCCGGGCGGCCGCTGCTCTGGCACATCTATGTGCAGGACGAGCAGGCACATCTGGAAAAGCTCGAGGCGTTCCTGCAGCTGTACCTGCAGGCGCTTTCTGCCGAGGCTGCGACGGCGCTGGGTGAATTGTGGCGGGCGTGGAATAGCGGGCAGGCCATGGACGAAAGCTGGCTGGCGTTGCAGAAAGCCTGGCCCGAGCTGAGCGAACACGCCGAGCACTGGTGTCTGCAACAGGCCTCTCGTCCTGATCTTGCTGCAGCGCTGGCAGAGTTTTACCGAAATTGGCTATCATGCGCGGCTTAGAAATTCGTACCTCCATCAAAATCCGGATATTCGTATGAAAACCGCACAAGAAATGAAACCCAACAGTGTGGCCCTGATCGACGGTCAACCTTGGCTGATCCAGAAAGCCGAGTTCACCAAGTCCGGTCGTAACAGCGCCATCGTCAAAATGAAGCTGAAGAACCTGATCAACGGCTCCAAGACCGAGACCGTTTACAAGGCCGACGACAAGATGGAGCCGGTAATCCTTGAGCGCAAGGAAGTGACCCTGTCCTACATCAGCGGCACCGATTACGTGTTCATGGACCCGGAGTTCAACTCCTACGAACTGCGCGAAGAAGACCTGGAAAGCGTTCTGCCGTTCATCGAAGAAGGCATGACCGACATCTGCGAAGCCGTGTTCTTCGAAGGCAAAGTGATCTCCGTTGACCTGCCGACCACCATCGTGCGCCAGATCAGCTACACCGAAGGTTCCGCCCGTGGCGACACTTCCGGCAAGGTCATGAAACCGGCCAAGCTGAGCAACGGTACCGAAGTTAAGGTTGCAGACTTCTGCAACATCGACGACTGGATCGAGATCGACACCCGCGACGGTTCCTACAAAGGCCGTACCCAGGCGCCGCAGGCTTAAGCCTTCCGTCTGTACCGCGTGTGACAAAGAGCCCGGCCACTGTGCCGGGCTTTTTTATGCGCGGGATGTTGCCCGGACAGTCGGGCGCGGGGCAGGATTGCAGCTTCTCACTGGAACAAGGAATGTTTGCATGGAACAGAGTCAGAACCCCTACCAGGCTCCTCAGGCTGATCTGCAGGCACAAGCCCCGGGTCAGCCCCTGCTGGCTTCGCGCGGGGCCAGGCTGGGCGCCGTGTTGATCGATACCTTGCTGCTGGCCGTGGTCAGCGTGCCGGTCGCTTTTCTCAGCGGTACCTTCGATGCGGTCAAGCAGGGGCTCGAACCGAGCCTGGGGCAGCAACTGACGGGGCTGCTGGTTGGCATGCTGGCCTTCGTGCTGATCCATGGCTACCTGCTGAAGAACTACGGGCAGACGGTTGGCAAGTACCTGCTCGGCATCGCCATCGTCGATCTGCAGGGCAATGTGCCGGACTTTCTGCCCATGGTCGCCAAGCGCTACCTGCTGCTCTGGGTCATTACCGCCATTCCGCTACTGGGCGGGCTGATAGGTCTGGCCGATTGCCTGAGCATCTTCCGTGGCGATCGTCGCTGCCTGCATGACCTGGTGGCCAGTACCCGTGTCGTCCTGGCACCCGCCAAAGGCTGACTCGCCCAGATCGCCAGCCAGGCGCGGGCGTGGCAAGCGTCCGCGCCTCAGAGGCGAAAACCCTCGACGATATGCTCGGCCAGGGTTTCCGTGACCTGGGATTGGCTGTGCTGGTTGCGCAGCAGCACGATGCTGGTCTGCGGCAGCGTTGGCAGGCCTTCGGCCTCGCCGATGATGCGCATATCCGGGGTGATCAGGCTCTGCAGCTGGGCGGTGACCGCCAGGCCGGCGCTGACCACGGCGAAGATCGCCGACAGGCTGGGGCTGGTGTAGGCGATACGGTACTCGCGCTCCATGGCGTCCAGCGCGTTGCAGGCCCAGGCGCGGCAGAAGCAATCGGCATTGAACATGGCCAGTGGCATGGGCGTCTGCTCGTGGGGGCTGAAGCCGATGGCCTCGGCCCAGACGAAACGCTCCTGACGCAACAGCTGGCCGATCTCCTTGCCCGGCTCGCGGGTGACGATGGTCAGGTCGAGGTCCTGGCGCTGCAGCAGCTGGAAGGACGGCTCGCAGTGCAGCTCCACCTGCACCAGCGGATAGGCCTGGGCGAAACGGGCGAGGATGCCCGGCATGAAGCGCATCACGTAGTCGTCCGGTGTGCCGATGCGCACCGAGCCAACCATATGCGGTTCGCGCAGGGTATTGAACACCTCGCCATGCAGCTTGAGGATGCGCCGGGCATAGCCCAGCAACACCTGGCCTTCGGCGGTGAGGCGCACCTGACGGCCATCACGCTGGAACAGCGAGCGCTGCAGCACATCTTCTTCCAGACGCTTCATCTGCATGCTGATGGCCGACTGGGTGCGGTTGACCGCCTCGGCCGCGCGGGTGAAGCCACCCAGGTCGGCGATGGCGACGAAGCTGCGCAGCAGCTCGGTGTCGATGCTTGGGTAATTGGCCATTGATCAATCTCCAAGATGTCTCGCATAAGAAACATTCGTTGGATTGATCTTAATCCCAGCGCGAGACTGGCGCCAACCCCACAGGAGGGCGTCGAGATGAAAGGTCAAAAAGGTTATGCCGTAGCACAGTCGATCAGCATCGAACGGATGCGTCCCCTCATTCTACTGAAGGCCGCCTGGCGTCAAGTCGTACGCTGGTGGCAACTGGCCGAGCAGCGTCGCCGGCTGGCTATGCTGGATGAACATGCGCTGAAGGACATGGGCCTGAGCCGCGCCGATGTCTTGCAGGAAAGCGAGCGGCCGTTCTGGGACGACCCGCTCAAACGCTGAGTCGTTGTGCACCGAGGCGTGGTAAGGCGTCCGTTGCCGTCAGGCCGACCGGCCACCAGGCCTGGGCGCAAGCGGCTGCTGGCAGCATGCCGGTTGGCTGAATGAGAGACAAGGTATTGAAGCAAGGAGCCAGTATGTCCCCTTACCACCTCGCGCAACTGAATATCGCCAGCATGAAGGAGCCCCTGGAGTCGCCGGGCATGGCCGACTTCGTCGCCAACCTGGAGCGCATCAATGCCCTGGCCGAGAGTTCGCCAGGCTACGTCTGGCGTCTGCAGGACGAGGCGGGCGATGCCACCGCCCTCCGCCCATTCGGCGCACAGATGCTGGTCAATCTTTCGCTATGGCAGGATGTCGAGTCGCTCAGCGACTACGTCTACAAGTCCGCTCATACCGAGATGCTCAAGCGGCGCAACGAGTGGTTCAGCCGCCTGGGCGAGGCGCACATGGTGCTGTGGTGGGTGCCGGCCGGGCATCTGCCGGATGTTCATGAGGCCGCCGAGCGCTTGCGTTTGCTGCGTGAGCTGGGGCCGACTGCCGAGGCGTTCAGCTTTCGCCAGCGCTTTGCCGCCCCGGCTGCGCTGCTCACTACCTGAGCTGGCGAGGCTGGCGTGGCGACGGAATGCGGCTAGCATAGGCCGCCATGAGCCTATCCCTTTCCTTGTCGCAAGCCCGTCGCCTGGCCCTGGCCGCCCAGGGCTTCGGCCGGATGCCGCGCGCAGCTGTCGGCCAGCGTCAGTTGCTGGCGCAGATCGAGCGCCTCGGCGTGCTGCAGATCGATTCAGTCAACGCCCTGGTGCGCTCGCACTACTTGCCGGGTTTCTCGCGTCTCGGCCACTACCCACCTGAGCTGCTCGACGAGCTGGCCTGGGGCCCGCCACGGCGCCGTGCGCTGTT
Encoded here:
- the earP gene encoding elongation factor P maturation arginine rhamnosyltransferase EarP is translated as MRARWDIFCAVVDNYGDIGVTWRLARQLVAEHEVAVRLWVDELAALQRLCPQADTQAASQWLDGVEVCHWSADWPGAQPGEVVIEAFACHLPAAFVSAMGAQARKPLWLNLEYLSAEDWVGGCHGLPSPQPDGLQKFFFFPGFTAQTGGLLREGDLLARRRAFQADPAARVAFLAGLGVPLLKGARLISLFAYENSGLASWLEALAADARPTQLLVPQGRILGDLQAWLGEAELPPAGSWQRGNLQVHLLPFVRQDDYDLLLWSCDFNAVRGEDSFVRAQWAGRPLLWHIYVQDEQAHLEKLEAFLQLYLQALSAEAATALGELWRAWNSGQAMDESWLALQKAWPELSEHAEHWCLQQASRPDLAAALAEFYRNWLSCAA
- a CDS encoding elongation factor P, with the translated sequence MKTAQEMKPNSVALIDGQPWLIQKAEFTKSGRNSAIVKMKLKNLINGSKTETVYKADDKMEPVILERKEVTLSYISGTDYVFMDPEFNSYELREEDLESVLPFIEEGMTDICEAVFFEGKVISVDLPTTIVRQISYTEGSARGDTSGKVMKPAKLSNGTEVKVADFCNIDDWIEIDTRDGSYKGRTQAPQA
- a CDS encoding RDD family protein; protein product: MEQSQNPYQAPQADLQAQAPGQPLLASRGARLGAVLIDTLLLAVVSVPVAFLSGTFDAVKQGLEPSLGQQLTGLLVGMLAFVLIHGYLLKNYGQTVGKYLLGIAIVDLQGNVPDFLPMVAKRYLLLWVITAIPLLGGLIGLADCLSIFRGDRRCLHDLVASTRVVLAPAKG
- a CDS encoding LysR substrate-binding domain-containing protein, with translation MANYPSIDTELLRSFVAIADLGGFTRAAEAVNRTQSAISMQMKRLEEDVLQRSLFQRDGRQVRLTAEGQVLLGYARRILKLHGEVFNTLREPHMVGSVRIGTPDDYVMRFMPGILARFAQAYPLVQVELHCEPSFQLLQRQDLDLTIVTREPGKEIGQLLRQERFVWAEAIGFSPHEQTPMPLAMFNADCFCRAWACNALDAMEREYRIAYTSPSLSAIFAVVSAGLAVTAQLQSLITPDMRIIGEAEGLPTLPQTSIVLLRNQHSQSQVTETLAEHIVEGFRL
- a CDS encoding DUF1127 domain-containing protein, which encodes MKGQKGYAVAQSISIERMRPLILLKAAWRQVVRWWQLAEQRRRLAMLDEHALKDMGLSRADVLQESERPFWDDPLKR
- a CDS encoding DUF3291 domain-containing protein; protein product: MSPYHLAQLNIASMKEPLESPGMADFVANLERINALAESSPGYVWRLQDEAGDATALRPFGAQMLVNLSLWQDVESLSDYVYKSAHTEMLKRRNEWFSRLGEAHMVLWWVPAGHLPDVHEAAERLRLLRELGPTAEAFSFRQRFAAPAALLTT